The genomic window AGGCTGCTGTCCCAGTTGGTAAGATTCTTTGTATCGTAATTGACCGTGCGGAGTGTTTTAACCGATTTTATTTCATTTTCGAATAGTTCGGTTGAAGGGGATGCCGTTTCCAAAAGCCAGTCTCCGGCAAAATGGACAACAAGGGTGTCCTGTGATGGGTGGCTGAACTTTATCTCTGATTTGTTCTGGATTTTCGCACTCATGAAGAACCCCTAATCCTTTCCCGGTCAAACAGGGTATCCTTTCCCACTTCCCGCCTCTTCTTTTTCCATAAAATCCTTTGCAGTATACTCCTTTTTCATTATGATTTCACTAAGATTTTCTGCTGTATTTGCAATAATCTCTCAACCTACCCACGGGAAGCGCCCCGCTTACCTTTTTTGTCAGCGCCTCCGGGTTTGCCGCTCTTGACCTGGGCGGCTGCCTCGAAAACTGCCTTTCTGCCGCCTTCGAGGATCAACTCCGGCGTGACGGTCGCAAAGATATGCATAAGCCGGGCGATGATTCCGGTCCATCCTGTCTGGTGGCTGGCGCCGAGGCCGGCCCCGTTGTCCCCGTGGAAGTACTCGTAAAACTGGATGTAATCGCGCCAGAGCGGGTCTTCCTGAAATTTCCGGGTATCTCCATAGACCGGCCGCCGTCCATCTTTGTCTTGCAGAAAGATATTGGACAGCCGGCGCGTGATCTCGTCGGCTACCTGATACAGGTTCATGCGCCGTCCGGAGCCTGTTGGGCATTCGACGGTGAAATCATTGCCATAGTAGCTGAAATATTGCAGCAAAGCCCGGATGATCAGTCCGTTCACAGGCATCCAGATCGGTCCGCGCCAGTTCGAGTTGCCTCCAAACATGCCGGAGTCAGATTCTGCCGGCAGGTAGGAAACCCGGTATTCCTGCTCCCCAGCACGGAAGACATAGGGGTGGTCGGCATGGTGGCGGGAAAGAGCGCGGATCCCATAAGGGCTGAGGAACTCCCTCTCATCAAGCATCTTCGCCAGCACCCGGCGGAGCTTGGTTTCATCCAGAATCGAGCCGAGCCGGCGTTCTGCATAACCAACCTTGATCGGGTTGTGGATAAAGGCTAACAACTCCGGCCGTGCTTCGAGGAACCGTTGGAATCTTTCCTCAACCTCCGGGAACTTATTCCTTATTTCCCCCTCAAAGACCGTAACCGCGCACAAGGGCAGCAAGCCCACCATGGAGCGCACCTTCAGACGATGGGCTTTACCGTCCGGCAACCTGAGTACGTCGTAGAAGAAGCCGTCCTCCTCATCCCACATCCCCGTCTCCTCGCCCGTGTGTATCATCGACGAGGCAATCCACAAGAAGTGCTGGACGAACTTAAGGCACATATCACCGTATGATTCCTTCTCCATCGCCAGTTCTGTGGCGATCTCAAGCATGTTCTGGCAGTAAAGCGCCATCCATGCGGTGCCATCTGCCTGTTCCAGGTAGCCGCCCGTTGGCAGCGGCGCGCTTCGGTCGAAGACGCCGATGTTGTCCAGTCCCAGGAAGCCGCCCTCGAAGACGTTCCTGCCAAATCGGTCTTTGCGGTTGACCCACCAGGTGAAGTTGAGGAGCAGTTTCTGGAAATTGCGTTCGAGCCAGCGGATATCGCCCTGACCCTTCCGGGCCTTTTCCAGGCGGTAGGTGAAGATGGTGGCAAAGGCATTCACCGGCGGATTGACGTCGCCGAAGTTCCACTCGTATGCCGGAATCTGCCCGCTGGGGTGCAGGTAGTGATCCTTGAGGATGATGTCCAGTTGTTGTTTGCCAAAATCCGGGTCTACCAGCGTAAGGGCAAGGACATGGAAGGAGAGATCCCACGCCGCATACCAGGGATATTCCCACTTGTCCGGCATGGAAAGGATGTCGGAGTTGTACATGTGATGCCAGTGGTCGTTGCGGGGCGCCGCGCGCCTTTTCGGCTTAAAAGGGTCTGAGCCACGTTCCCCGAGCCACTGGTTTACGTCATAATAATAGAATTGCTTGGTCCACAGCATACCCGCCAGGGCCTGGCGCATAACCTTAGCTGCATCTGCGCTGAGCGATGGTGGAATGACGGTGGCATAGAACTCGTCCGCTTCCTGCCTGCGGTTCTTCAGCACATCATCGAAATGGCTTCCGAACGGTCCGAATCCTTTACCGTAGGTCTGATCAAGCGCGGCCGGCGCGACATTAGTGAGCCGGATCCGGACCACATGGCTCTTGCCAGGCGGGACCGTTAAGCGGTAGTGAGCCGCAGCCTTTGTACCTTTCTTCTCCGGGTTTACGGCCTCCTGCTGTCCATGGACTAAGTAATTGCTGATGCCGTCCTTTACGTACGGAGTCCTGTTAGGGACGCCAAGAAGTCGTTGGGTGTTGGTTTCATTCTCTGTGAAAAGCAAGGATGGTGTTCCTTCGCAGTACAGGTAGTGAGGTTCTTCCCTGGGATAGGACGCCGCGACCACGCTGTATGTTGTGCTCCCCTCTGCCTGAAAAGCCTCCGGTTTGTCTGAACCGGCGACCCATGACCACTGGTTGCGAAACCAGAGCGTTGGCAGTACATGCACCGTGGCCACCTCCGGGCCACGGTTGTGGACGCTGATTTGAATCAGGATGTCCTCGGGCGACTCCTTGGCGTATTCGACAAACACATCAAAGTAACGATCCTGGTCGAAGACGCCGGTGTCGATAAGCTCGTACTCGAGTTCATGGCGGCCCCGCCGGCGATTCGTTGCTACAATGTCATCATACGGGTAGGCTGCCTGCGGGTACTTATAGAGGTACTTCATATACGAGTGTGTCGGCGTACTGTCGAGGTAGAAGTAATACTCCTTGACGTCCTCTCCGTGGTTTCCCTCGGCGTTGGTCAACCCGAACAGGCGTTCCTTCAGGATCGGATCCTTGCCGTTCCACAATGCAAGAGCAAGGCAGAGCCGTTGATTGTCGTCGGAGATGCCCGCAAGGCCATCTTCACCCCAGCGGTAGGCTCGGGAACGGGCATGATCGTGGGGGAAGTAGTTCCAGGCATCCCCGGATTCACTGTAGTCTTCGCGCACCGTGCCCCACTGACGTTCGCTCAAATAGGGACCCCATTTCTTCCAGTGCACCTTCTGTTGGTTGGCTTCCATCAGCCGTTGTGCCTCTGTTGGTAACTTATCCATACATTCCTCCTTTGATTCAAAGTGGTATTGCCTTTTTGTAAAAACTAAGCGGTGGCATAATTTCTTATTTTGAAATCGCTTCCGATGGGGCAGCCGGGCCGGTAGTTAAACTTTGCTGAAGCCTGATCATGCCCTGCTGGCTGACCCTGATGAACCCCCGCCGGGGCCGGTCGAGATCCATGATCACCAGAATGACCATTGCCAGAACGACCGACATCATTGCCGCCGGGAAGAAATTCCTCCGGCTCCCCATGCCGCATCCGTAGCCCATGACCAGCAGAGACAAGGCCGCACACGTAAACAAAAGCCAAAAGGCGATTTCAGGAACACGGTTCTCAGATGCAGCCAGGCGTTTGGCGTGAAGGTCGATCATTTCATTCAAAGAACTCAGAAACAGCGAGACAATCACCGGTGAAGATACCCTTTTGTCCTTGCTGATGTCAACGGCACGCAGCCAAAGTTGATTGTGTAATTGTTCTGACCTGACGATTGCATCATGGAGTTTCCCCGGCTGTATACCCTCTAGCCGCGTATCGACATATTGGCGCAGCAGTCCGGATATTTCCGTCATGTACGGTTCCGGCAGCAGTTGTGTCCGCAGATATGTTGTGCCGATGGCGTTGGCCTCTTCGAGAACCAGTTGCTTACGGAGATCAAAACGTGTTAGCGCCATGGAAAAGGTAAATCCCAGGAGGAGGGCGAGTATACCAAGGACAGCCGCATCAATGGTAGTAATCCACGATTTTGCCGTCTCATCAACCTTTGTCCGGATGAGGCGCCCAAATCGAAAGCCACCTTCGAAAGCCAGAAAGAACAAGGCGATAGCGCATACAAAAATTAACCGTAAATCTATGCTATACAGTAACCCACCCACTTCGTTGTCTGCCATTGTTAAAGAATCCCTCCGATACCGAAGATATTACCCCCATCAAGCCCTTCTTTCGGGCTGCTCCAGGAACTATTCAAAGTGATTGCGCTGTCCAGTGCGTATTGCCTGATACGAGGGTTCACGTCAAGAAAAACCGGGCATCGGCATAGCGTAGCTTCACCATTCGCACTGTTGTTGTCCGGGAACGCCTATTCATAACATAAACGATATTGTTTGCCTAGCAAAATATTTATATTACCCATAGACCGGAACGGACCGGAAGAGCGCCAGGAGATTGGTAGTGTTAAAATCTTTTCCAAAGACTTACGTAAAGTGAAATACGAAACTCTGTAAAAATTATTTTTACAGAAGAGGCGCTTCTGGCTTTTGATAGCGCCACCTTCATCATCAGATCTCCCCGATTTATGTTAAAGCGCCTGCGTTTATATTTGACGTTGCCACCGGTCTTTCGCTGATTTTGTGCAACGGTTTCGATGGATTACCCTTGCGCTTCCCGTTGAGAGTATGATATACTCTACAGCCTCACAATTTGTGATTTATAGCAGTTCAACACGGACAAACAGAGTTTGTCCATGCCACCATATTATCAATTTAAAATTCACATTTTATGAACATCTTGAGTATAATATCATCCTGAAAAGCGGGCATTCCCAATTCCAAAAAGGACAATCAGCGCTCCTTTATTTCATTACAACAATTATTTTCAATGACAGCAATAAATCAGTGCAAAATTGCCTCTGCATGCTTAATCTTAATTGTACCCGCATGGCTTGTTCGAACCAGATAACAACAAAGTGCTTTAGGATGTGAAATATGAAGATAGCAAAAAGAAAGTTTTTCATGGGACTGGTAGCGTTAATAGTCCCACTCTTCCTGGTGAATACGGTAAACGCACAAGATGTATCCAACAAATTGAATATGATGGAGATCGTTATTTCAAATCTTATTGCGCGGGTAGAGGCGCTGGAAAAGCGGGTGAACGCATTAGAAAAAAATCTCGCCCCGGGGGTTGGAAAAGCGGCTAAAAAAGAGGTTGCCGGGAAAGAGCCTGCGAGACCCATTCTTACGGATGGATTTGAAGATATTGGGAATGGATTTTTTGTGAGGGGCGTGCGGTTTAATCCGTTTGGTGACAACGTGCTTTTTATGGGCGAGATAGCGAACCGGTCGGAAAAGAACTATCGTTTTGCAAAATTTAAGCTGGAAATCTATGATGATCGTGATCTGTTGGTTAAAAAAGAAGAGTTTACCATACCGGATAGCCCGAAAGATAGCATAAAGCCCTTTGAGACCATGATCATCGGGGTAGACGCTGGCCTTATTCACCGATATGTGCTTCGTGCAGATGATTAGGGAGTACCTGTTTCCGAGCCCAGGACCCTTAAGTCTGCGCGACAAGTGAGGCGATAGGGCGCGGAAATTCTTCATGCTGTCAGCCACCAGCGGTTTTCCTCCTCACTGTTTGCCGGGTAACAGGGCATTCCGCATCTGGTTTTTCGTATGCTGTTCCCGTCGTGCCATCCTGATCCCTGCCTCCTTTTGTCCTCCGTTCCCTTGTTAACCCAAAAAGAAAGTTGCCACCACAAACAGAGCGCCTTCTTCATTTTTGACATTTACTTTTGAAGGAATTTTGATAGGCTTATTACTACCCAACCCGAACGAGTCGGAAGAGAAATACGGTAGGGGCAGGTTTCAAACCGGCCCCTACACAGTGTGAAAAAAACATTTTTGCCGAAAATGTCAAAATATTTTTTATTAGACACTATGGATACAATGGATACGCTAACAGGCATTGTAAATCAGGCCTTAGATTGTATAGGCAAAGGCATTATGATACAGGATATCAACCGTCGGGTGGTGTTTTTTAACCACGCCTGTGAAGAGATAACGAAATGGTCGCGGGCAGAGGTTATCGGAAAGGATTGCGGCGACATTTTTTTGTGCCATACCTCCACGGGGATGTGTTTGACGGAGAAGTTTTGCCCCGGCATGGAAATATTTCACGGAGGCCTCTCCCAGGGTTCGCGGGAACTCCTGATCAGACGGGGGGATGGAACCGAATCCTGGGTAAAAATGAGCGTTTCTCCTTTAAAAACCCCCGGGGGAAAAGTGACGCATCTTGTTTCCGTAATCGAGGATATTAGTGATATAAAGCGGTTTTCGGATGAGGTGCTCAGGTCGAAAACCCTGTCCACCCTTGGCGCATTTGCCGCGGAACTGGCACATGAGGTGAAGAACCCTTTAAATGCCATGAATATCCAGATGACGGTGCTGGAACGGGAGATCCACGATATCAAGAAGCTCGGCGATCGGGCAAAAAAGGAATTACTTGACGTTGTCACGATCGTTCAGAAGGAACTGCATCGCTTGAGCGGTTTTGTCGAAGAGTGTTTGCATTTTTCAAAGACCGGTGAACTGAATAAGAGCAGCGTTCATGTGGGTGATCTCCTCAGCGAGATTGTTTCGTTGCTCCTGCCCCAGGCGCAATTACAGGGGATACAAATTGAATTCGTAATAAAAAATGCCTTGCCGGAGATAATGATCGACCGGGACAAGATAAAGCAGGCGATCCTGAATATCCTGATCAATGGCATTGAGGCAATGCCAGACGGAGGAATATTGCAGGTAAGTGCAAAGCGTATTGAACAGGAAATAGGTATCTCCTGTCAGGACACCGGGCCGGGGATACCGGATGAAATCAGGGACAAGATATTTCATCTCTTTTATACCACAAAAGACGGGGGTACCGGCATAGGGCTTTCGTTTGCACAGAACATTGTCCAGGCCCATGGAGGTATCATACGGCTGGAGGCATCTTCCAGGGGAAGTAAATTTGTGATTGCGCTTCCTATAAGTTAGGTGGATGGAAGGAGCGTGCAGTGCGGTTAGGGGGCGAGTTAGGGGTTAGATTAGACCTTCAGCAAATTTTTATTATACGATAAAACCCCCCCTGAATCCCCTCCCGGGAGGGGATTCAGGGGGGGTGTAAGGCAGGAGCAGAAACCTTGAAATTCCTTAGTATCAGCCTATGACAAAACCAAGGATCTTACTAATTGATGACGATAAAACCGCGCTCGATGGGCTGGTGAAGATTTTGGCGCACGACGGGTATCCGGTCTCCGGAGCCCTGTCTGGCTATGAGGCATTAAACCTCCTCTCCGGGAAGACCTTTGATATCGTTGTGACGGATATGAAGCTGCCCGGTATGGGCGGATTGTCCCTGATTCACGAATTGCGGAAGAAAGAAGAGCCGATGGCCATCGTGGTTATCACGGCCTATAGTTCGGTTAAAACGGCTGTTGAGGCGATAAAGTGCGGGGCGGACGATTATCTGACGAAACCCGTAAACGTTGAAGAGTTGGAGCTGGTATTGGAAAAGTTGTGGGAACGACAGCAACTCATTTTCCAGAACCGACTATTAAAGGAAAAATTAAAGGACAAGTATAAATCTTCTGAACTGGTGGGAAGCACCCCCCAGATGCAGGGTATCTTCAAGACCATTGAAGACGTTGCCCCCAGCGCCGCATCAATCCTGATCTTAGGGGAAACGGGGACCGGGAAGGAACTCGTGGCGAATGCCATTCATTATCAAAGCGACAGGTCCAGCAAGCCCCTCGTGGCATTGCATTGCGCCGCCCTATCAGAAGGCGTTTTGGAAAGCGAGCTCTTTGGTCATGAAAAAGGGGCGTTTACCGGCGCCATTCAGGCGAGAAAAGGACGGTTTGAGATGGCGGACGGAGGCACCCTTTTCCTGGACGAAGTGGGCGAGATGAGTTTAAAGGTACAGGTGAAATTGCTGCGGGTTTTAGAGAAGGGTGAGTTTGAGCGTGTTGGCGGGGAAAAAACTCTGAAGGTGGATGTGAGATTGATTGCGGCAACGAACCGAAACCTTGAAAGAGAGGTCTCGGAAGGAAGATTTCGCGAGGATCTGTTTTATCGGTTAAATGTCATCACCGTCCATTTGCCTCCGCTGAGGGAAAGGAGAGACGACATTCCCCTCCTTTCTAATTTTTTTGTTATTAAGTACATAAAAAAGTATAAAAAGGAGATCAGGGGATTTGATCCTGATGCAATGGAGGCACTTTGTTTGTATCAATGGCCGGGAAACGTGAGGGAGCTGGAAAACGTCATGGAAAGGGCTGTCGTGCTCTGTAAAAAAAGCATGATCGCCATCGACCTTCTGCCCAAAAACATTGTTCCAAACAAGGAAGATGTCTCTATGATCAAAATTCCCCTGGGCACTTCTCTAAAAGAAGCCGAAAAGGAAATTATCCAAAAGACACTTCAGATGGCGCAGGGAAGTAAGAAGGAAGCCGCAAAAATATTGGGTATCTCGAGCAGAAAAATTGAATATAAAGTAAAGGAGTGGAGTTAGAAGCGAAATTTTTTCAAGCATCTTTTTCCTGTCTGCCTGGATTTCCGCAAAATTTTCATTTAATACGCCCCTCTTGTAAAAGCATCTCTTTCGGGTCATCGCATCACATAAAAAGACGCACGGTTTAAAGATATTCAAAAAATATACTTATGACTTTTGTGCGGCTTAAAATGGCAATTGGCATATCTTTTGTTATTTTGAAAAACGGCATGAGTATCTTATGGTGAAGATACATGCCGCATTTTAGAATTAACATTTTTTGGTTTTACAAGGAGGGTGAATAGCGTATGTCAATTATGTCAGATGCGTATATGAAAATGTTTCCGATGGAAGCAGAGAAGAAGGTTTCGGCTGGCAAGCGTAATCCTGTTTTGGAAGTGCCTGAGTTTAACACGGCATGGAAGCTTTACCGGGATACCAGTTTGGATATTGTGAAACGTTACGAATACATGGCTCAATGTGTCGGCTTTACTGATAAGGATACTGCGGCTATTAAGGAATCAAAGGATATTATAGCTGCAAATTTGAAGGCAATCCTTGATCATATCTATTATGAAAAACTCATAACCGACCCATGGCTCTCAAGATGGTTCAGAGACGATAGTGGCAAAATAGCCAGGGAGTACGTTGACATAAGACGGGCAAGACAACAAAGGTTCCTGCTTAAGATACTGGAGTGTAAATGGGATGAGGAATTCTGGAATTTTGTGCGCTGGGTGGGGGCTGTGCATGTGCCCATCTTTGGTTTCGAAGATCTTTATATACCGATAAGGCTGAATCTCGCCTTATGGGGGTATATACATCAATATTTGTTCAACCTCTTTGCTCAGGAACTAAAAAATGATCCGGAAAAACTGCGCAGGATCACAACCGCGTGGACAAAACTTTTTTGGATAATTATCGACATTTATCACATCGATTATTTTGGTCCCTGGATGTAATGTTTTCATGAGACATTCGGTGGTTTTCCGCCCCATACTCCCTCGTTTACGCGAGGGAGTATAGGGGATGTTTGAAATTTTTTAGCATCAGGCGTAGGGAGAATATCCTGAGAAATGAGGAGGAGGCGCTCCTATGAAGAAATCTGTTGTCTGGTTTGAAGAGAGTTGTATTAAGTGTGCAATGTGTGCTGAAGAAGCTCCTGAAGTTATTGAGTTTGAAGAAACGGGCGGGCCGAGGTTAAAGGAGGGGGTTGATATTACCCAGCATAGTGAAAAGATCAAGCGGGCTGCTCAGTATTGCCCGAAAGATTGTATAAAACATCATTTATAATTGCCATTTGAATAAATTTTTCTTTGTCAAATCGTTCTATAAAAACTTTTGTAACACTTTAGTTTTTTGAAAAGGTAGGGGCGAAGCATTTGCCTGCTTGGGGTGTGCAGGCATTTATGCCAATTGATGGCAAATGCTTCGCCCCTACACCGTGCGGAAACATCGTTGTTGTTGCCATTTTTCAAAAAATTAAATTGTTACAAACTTTTTTATATGAGATAAATATATTCGGTGTACAGAAAATCT from Candidatus Brocadia sp. includes these protein-coding regions:
- a CDS encoding protoglobin family protein; protein product: MSIMSDAYMKMFPMEAEKKVSAGKRNPVLEVPEFNTAWKLYRDTSLDIVKRYEYMAQCVGFTDKDTAAIKESKDIIAANLKAILDHIYYEKLITDPWLSRWFRDDSGKIAREYVDIRRARQQRFLLKILECKWDEEFWNFVRWVGAVHVPIFGFEDLYIPIRLNLALWGYIHQYLFNLFAQELKNDPEKLRRITTAWTKLFWIIIDIYHIDYFGPWM
- a CDS encoding sigma-54 dependent transcriptional regulator; translation: MTKPRILLIDDDKTALDGLVKILAHDGYPVSGALSGYEALNLLSGKTFDIVVTDMKLPGMGGLSLIHELRKKEEPMAIVVITAYSSVKTAVEAIKCGADDYLTKPVNVEELELVLEKLWERQQLIFQNRLLKEKLKDKYKSSELVGSTPQMQGIFKTIEDVAPSAASILILGETGTGKELVANAIHYQSDRSSKPLVALHCAALSEGVLESELFGHEKGAFTGAIQARKGRFEMADGGTLFLDEVGEMSLKVQVKLLRVLEKGEFERVGGEKTLKVDVRLIAATNRNLEREVSEGRFREDLFYRLNVITVHLPPLRERRDDIPLLSNFFVIKYIKKYKKEIRGFDPDAMEALCLYQWPGNVRELENVMERAVVLCKKSMIAIDLLPKNIVPNKEDVSMIKIPLGTSLKEAEKEIIQKTLQMAQGSKKEAAKILGISSRKIEYKVKEWS
- a CDS encoding ATP-binding protein, with protein sequence MDTLTGIVNQALDCIGKGIMIQDINRRVVFFNHACEEITKWSRAEVIGKDCGDIFLCHTSTGMCLTEKFCPGMEIFHGGLSQGSRELLIRRGDGTESWVKMSVSPLKTPGGKVTHLVSVIEDISDIKRFSDEVLRSKTLSTLGAFAAELAHEVKNPLNAMNIQMTVLEREIHDIKKLGDRAKKELLDVVTIVQKELHRLSGFVEECLHFSKTGELNKSSVHVGDLLSEIVSLLLPQAQLQGIQIEFVIKNALPEIMIDRDKIKQAILNILINGIEAMPDGGILQVSAKRIEQEIGISCQDTGPGIPDEIRDKIFHLFYTTKDGGTGIGLSFAQNIVQAHGGIIRLEASSRGSKFVIALPIS
- a CDS encoding ferredoxin, which produces MKKSVVWFEESCIKCAMCAEEAPEVIEFEETGGPRLKEGVDITQHSEKIKRAAQYCPKDCIKHHL